The following are encoded in a window of Vigna unguiculata cultivar IT97K-499-35 chromosome 8, ASM411807v1, whole genome shotgun sequence genomic DNA:
- the LOC114195393 gene encoding uncharacterized protein At2g24330-like, translating into MGDEKAEKKESGAVKENIENNGEKTKEEKKKKKGFISRIWHAMFRSNNDDFEKRLQYITKEENAVVVRMSNRSRSWRRTSRQLILFSILFEVIAVGYAIMTTRSMDMNWKMRAIRVLPMFLLPALSTATYSTFVSFTRMCDRKDQKILERLRAERKAKIDELKEKTNYYITQQLIQRYDTDPAAKAAAATVLASKLGSDSGLNVYVEDESSAAPTGKTKDVEVVQSSGLRNRKQVNSRSTSPGTKPTNYSDEQLVGSGKINQTQTPEQNELVVVEHHPQSSAMNDGGWIARIAALLVGEDPTQSYALICGNCHMHNGLSRKEDFPFITYYCPHCHALNKPKHSEEHTSIPNTGSPKADDGEEVQKAGASDSSISSDNPVKATPEIEEVAARAISGEES; encoded by the exons ATGGGGGATGAGAAAGCTGAGAAGAAAGAAAGTGGTGCGGTGAAGGAGAATATCGAGAACAATGGAGAGAAGACgaaggaagagaagaagaagaagaaggggtTTATTTCGAGAATTTGGCACGCGATGTTCAGGTCCAACAACGACGATTTCGAGAAGAGGCTTCAGTATATCACCAAAGAAGAAAACGCTGTCGTTGTGAGAATGAGCAACAGATCTCGCTCTTGGAGGCGAACCTCTCGCcagcttattttattttcaattctgTTTGAG GTCATTGCTGTAGGTTATGCTATTATGACTACAAGATCAATGGATATGAATTGGAAAATGCGGGCAATTCGAGTGTTGCCAATGTTTCTTTTGCCTGCCTTGTCAACTGCTACATATTCAACATTTGTCAGCTTCACAAGGATGT GTGATCGCAAGGACCAGAAAATTCTTGAAAGGCTTAGAGCTGAAAGGAAAGCGAAAATTGATGAGCTCAAAGAGAAGACAAATTATTACATTACTCAACAACTCATTCAG AGATATGACACGGATCCAGCAGCAAAAGCAGCCGCTGCAACTGTTTTAGCATCTAAGTTGGGTTCAGATTCTGGTTTGAACGTGTATGTGGAGGATGAATCTTCTGCTGCTCCAACTGGGAAGACCAAGGATGTTGAAGTTGTGCAGTCAAGTGGTCTTCGAAATCGCAAGCAAGTGAACTCTAGATCCACTAGTCCAGGGACAAAGCCAACAAATTATTCTGATGAACAATTAGTTGGTTCTGGGAAAATTAATCAAACTCAAACTCCTGAGCAAAATGAGCTTGTAGTTGTTGAACATCATCCTCAAAGTTCAGCAATGAATGATGGAGGATGGATTGCTCGAATTGCAGCATTGCTTGTTGGTGAAGATCCAACGCAATCTTATGCACTCATATGTGGTAATTGCCATATGCATAATG GTCTTTCTCGGAAGGAGGATTTCCCATTCATTACCTATTACTGCCCACACTGTCACGCCTTGAACAAACCAAAGCATTCGGAAGAACATACATCTATCCCAAATACTGGTTCTCCAAAAGCAGATGATGGCGAAGAAGTCCAAAAAGCTGGTGCTTCTGACAGCTCAATCTCAAGCGATAATCCTGTAAAAGCGACCCCTGAGATTGAGGAAGTAGCTGCCCGGGCTATTTCAGGTGAAGAAAGCTAG